The genomic segment TAACCCAGACCCCACTTCAGATTGCTTGATCTTCCAGCGCTAAGCAGTGTATCCAGATCTTTAGTTCCCTTATTCAGCACTCTGATATTCTTCAGCTTTCTTTCTAACTGCTTCTCAAGACGCAGAGTCTTAGCCTTTTCTTCGCTTAGTTCTTTTCTGATCATTGCAATATGTAGTTGCAAAGTATCTCTTTCAGAAGTCAACTGGGTGTTCTCTTGAGTCTTCTGTAACACTGTCTTGATGAGAAGCTCTATCTGATCTTCTACCGACAAATCAGCCTCCTCTCCATCTGAATCAGATTCAACCTTCTCATCTATGTCTTTGTTTTCCAAcaccacatcatcttcttcgtcttcctcaatGACACCCAGCAGTGCCAGGAAGCGTTCAGAACCTCTCCTTTGCTGACTTCTTCATCTGAGTCACTTTCGCTCCAAGTAATGTAAGACTTCTGCTTGTTCTCACGTGAAGGACAATCGAACTTAGTGTGACTATAACCCTTACACCCATAGCACTGCAGAGAACTCTTACGTTTGTTGTTTAGACACTCAGACTTATACTGTCCAAAACCCTCACACTCAGCACACTGTCGCTCTTGCTTGTCACTCTTCCTGACCTCCTTATCAGTATCGGATTTTATGAGCGATGTGGTTCCCTTCCGCGGACCCCTTTCCATCTTGCTAAAGTACTTCTTAACCAACAAGCCCACTTTCTCTTCATCCGCAACCTCCTGAGACTCTACAAGCTTCTGTTCTTCTATGGCTTTAAGGGCAAAAGACTTCtcatttatcttttctttcttctttagctGTATCTCAAATGCTTGCATCATTCCAACCACCTGATTGTACTTGAGCTCATCAGAATTCAGCGACACATCTATAGCAGACCTATGTGGTTGAAACTTGTCAGGCAGACttttaagaaatttcttcaccAGCTTCTTGTCCTTATACCGTTTACCTAAGACTACAACTTCTTGCGCAATACCACTCAACCGACTGCTGTAATCAGCGACTGACTCAGTTTCAGACATATGCAAGTTTTCAAAATCTGATGCAAGATTGTCCAGCCTTGTACGTTTGATCCTACTTGTGCCCTTAAACGTGACTACCAGAATATCCCATGTTTCCTTGGCGGCTTCACATCCTTGAACTTGATTGAAGATATCCCTAGGCAAGGACTTGAAGATAACTGACAGTGCCTGTGAGTTATGTTTGGACTCCGCTTTCTCTTCTGCTGTCCATTTCTTCATGTGCTTAGGAACCATTTCTCCTTCCTCATTCTTCTCCGTAGGATGTGACCAACCATCTTCCAATGCAAACCAAGCTTCCATGTCGATGCTTGAGATGGCCTGCTTGATTGacactttccaaaaacaaagaacTCAGGATCGAGTTTCAATGGTGATTGGACCGCAACAAAATCCAGTGATTTCTTCATACCCTTGTtgcaagatctcacctgttgaaaaaaGGATACCAGAACTTTTTATTAGGcgcttgctctgataccaattgtaaaggtatagagaacCACAAATCAAACAACCCGCTTGgaaacgcgccaagcaaacgcttttattcaatcttataaaaacttctGTTTGTTACAAGAAATGAACCTAAGCCTACTCTCCTATCTATCTagcacaacaccctgtgtagatctaaaagagtaaaacaacacactcaccttctaaGCATTTTTTAGAttgcttgaaggtttacaaatctcTCAACTTTAACCCacgagtgctagctctttttgcggctagccctcaTCTCTTTATAATCTCACaaacgatctctaacctagatctttgtaTATCTcaactaaaatgaaatatttcttATCCCTAAGAAAATATCCTTCTTACCTCTCtcgatcaaatatactctcaataacTTCATGTATAtcttatctcttcttccttctttctcacGCATCTTGTCACGGCGTTCCACAATCTTTCTCCACGTCAGCACATCAcgccacgtcagcatatcagcacTCTGAGACACTTCACAAGCTCTTGTcaccttcagagctctgatgcactttcaGAAGAGGTTatctttatcatatatatacacgacGATAAGTCGCTTGGGAAAGAGTTAACCTGAAATATTGAAGCGAAGTGAGGAGATTTTCCCAAAATCAACATATGATCGAACAAATGGCCTATAATAATTTGATATTCTCTCGGAAATCCACCTCAATTAACCATTTAGGTGGAGTTCATAATGTTCCAATCTATCATGTAGAGAATAATGAAGATTCATCCAATGTCAGTTTTAACGAAAAGCTGTACCAAAGTCAGTTCGGCGTGTCCAATACGCGGCTCTAAACTAGAGAAACCATTTTAACGAAAACCATTGACACAATAATGCGATTATGTCCTAAACTATATTCATATTGCAtatcatttgtgtttttttaaatctctgGGATTGTTTTGAATGTAATGCTAGTATTTGATAAGGTCTAAAAATGATATGGTTGAAATTTACTCCAAAAGTAGAGATTCTTAtgagttattattaaaaaatggatGACCTTTCAtatgaaccattttttttttttttgtaattaattaccATGGTGAAATGGAGGTATTGTGATAGATTGTATTTGAGTTGTTATAGCCAGAGATTGGATTAAAAGAAATATCCACAGTCcacagatacaaaaaaaataagtatttcAGGATTTCCTCAAAAATACATACTCGTTTCAATATGACTTTAAGTGTGTAGTAGTATTAGATTAATCAAGCAGGCATTGGTTGACGAGTAATTTTATTGGGGATGGGAAACTCTAGAATTAATTCTTATAGTTGATGATATAAACATGTCAAAGATAGTATTATTCATctacattttcttttctaaaaacaacaaaaagaagtttTGAGAAGTTCAttgaacgttttttttttacttgatttgATGGGGTGCAATCAGTGTCGCTAGGCTTTAACTAGGCGGTGAtgcaacgcctagcgcctaaaaAGCCTAATCGGAATTTAGATggttttaggcggtttaggcgtttacattataaactattatatatctgatattatatacaaaatatatataaaaataataaaaatattaaatcaaaaacagaaaaataaataaaaaNNNNNNNNNNNNNNNNNNNNNNNNNNNNNNNNNNNNNNNNNNNNNNNNNNNNNNNNNNNNNNNNNNNNNNNNNNNNNNNNNNNNNNNNNNNNNNNNNNNNNNNNNNNNNNNNNNNNNNNNNNNNNNNNNNNNNNNNNNNNNNNNNNNNNNNNNNNNNNNNNNNNNNNNNNNNNNNNNNNNNNNNNNNNNNNNNNNNNNNNNNNNNNNNNNNNNNNNNNNNNNNNNNNNNNNNNNNNNNNNNNNNNNNNNNNNNNNNNNNNNNNNNNNNNNNNNNNNNNNNNNNNNNNNNNNNNNNNNNNNNNNNNNNNNNNNNNNNNNNNNNNNN from the Camelina sativa cultivar DH55 chromosome 12, Cs, whole genome shotgun sequence genome contains:
- the LOC104733733 gene encoding uncharacterized protein LOC104733733, which translates into the protein MEAWFALEDGWSHPTEKNEEGEMVPKHMKKWTAEEKAESKHNSQALSVIFKSLPRDIFNQVQGCEAAKETWDILVVTFKGTSRIKRTRLDNLASDFENLHMSETESVADYSSRLSGIAQEVVVLGKRYKDKKLVKKFLKSLPDKFQPHRSAIDVSLNSDELKYNQVVGMMQAFEIQLKKKEKINEKSFALKAIEEQKLVESQEVADEEKVGLLVKKYFSKMERGPRKGTTSLIKSDTDKEVRKSDKQERQCAECEGFGQYKSECLNNKRKSSLQCYGCKGYSHTKFDCPSRENKQKSYITWSESDSDEEEDEEDDVVLENKDIDEKVESDSDGEEADLSVEDQIELLIKTVLQKTQENTQLTSERDTLQLHIAMIRKELSEEKAKTLRLEKQLERKLKNIRVLNKGTKDLDTLLSAGRSSNLKWGLGYQGTNTNTTTQFVKGMGSEPKLNEKKFSTTTRPYDQCSVKQNPRIPRMRMQHELSTRPPYASSGFQQTVQRPIQLSRRRGCWYCGHLTHYKARYYQFQNRVSSVVQRGDFYPAVRRNTQGYVRKKQRLIRPSGTLTVDAPSI